Genomic segment of Methanonatronarchaeum thermophilum:
TAAGGAGAAAATTAAGTATAGTTCAATATAATTGGGTAAAAATCTATTAATCATTTTTTTTAAACAACTTGTCATATCTTTCAATTATTTTTTTCCAGTTATACTTACTCTTAAGTAGTTTTTCAAGTTCATTGAAGTCGTGGTTAATTTCAAAAGCTTTTTCTATTTTTTCTTTATAATTTTCTTTATCTATAAAAATAAAATATTTAGATAAATCTATACTGCTTAATTCGGAGTAATCCCTAATTATAGGTATACATTTGTATTTTAGAGACTCTAGTAAAGTTAAAGGAAAACCCTCCCATTTAGAAGGCTGTATTAAGAATTTACTTCCCCTTAACCATCTATTCTTTTCATCTTGATCCAAATATCCGTAACTTAAGCCATCTATCGAATCCCATGTATCCTGAAGTGAATATTTATTGGTTTTACCACCAATATGGACTCTATAACCCTTTGAAACCAAATACTTTGAGATTTCAGTAACAAACCCAATGTCCTTTTGAGGGTGATGCCTACCTAAATACACAGCCTTCTTATCTTTCTTAAAATTCTTAAATCCAGAGAAATCTACTCCATTAGGAACATAAAAAGGATCAACAAAACCATCCAACTTCCTTTTTGAATAAGGAGAAACTACGGTAACATTGGATTTACACATAAACTTAAAGAATAAATATTCAGCTACACGATTCCTCTGGTATTTAAACCAGCTATCCGAACTCCTAGGGATAAGCCCCCACAATCCGTGGACTGTAATAAAATCATCCCTATCCATATAACGATGCAAATCAATTGCAAGCCTTGTAGAGTGACACCAAACAAAATCCCCATCACAAATATGATCACGAGCTTTCTTAACATAATTTCTATCATAACTTTCAGAAAGATACCTCACTCTATCCGTATCCTTTTGATTTCCAACAGTAAAAACTAAAGCATCTCTCTCCCCATATTCAAGATATCTTTCAGCCACAATGCCATCCCCCCCAAGCTCCGGAGGGAAAGATTTACAAAAAATCTTAATCAAAACAACCACTTTTAAAAAATAGTATATTCAACTTAATAAAACCAAACAGAAACGAAGATTAATATCTTTTTTATTTTAATCTTTTTTATTTTGTTATAAAATAGAAAGTTTAATGTGTTTTTTACGACTAGGTTATTCTTGAATCATGAATGAATTGCAGCTTCGGGTTGAGAAGGCGTATCCGAGTGATAATGGTAAGGGTACTGCCAGGCTTGATCCCGATACCTTTGTGGAACTAAAAATCTCTCCTGGAGATTATATAGAGCTTGAGGGTGAGAAGAAGACTCTCGCTAAGGTTTGGAGAGCGGATAGTGAGGATTGGGGTAAAGGAATCATACGTATAGACGGATACACCCGACAGAACGCCGGCGTTAGCATCGGCGAATCAATAAAGATTCGTAAAACAGAGGTAGAGGGGGCAGATCAAGTAGTTCTAGCTCCGACCGAACGGGATAAGAAACTTCCTACAACCCGTGATATAAAAAACTTTCTCAGAAGACAGTTATTGAAAAGGGTGTTTACTGAGGGCGATATAATTCCGGTTAAGGCTCCGATGCAGAAATCCTTCTTCCGAGATTCAGGAAACCTAGTTCCATTGGTAGCTGTATCAGCAGCTCCATCAGAAGAAAACCTGATTGTTACCGAAGACACAGAAGTTGAGATTAAAAGCCAGCCTGTGCAGGAATATGATTCAGTTAAGGCTGCTAGAATTACTTATGAGGATATTGGGGGGCTTAAGGATGAGGTTCAGCATGTGCGGGAGATGATAGAACTTCCACTCCGCCATCCTGAGGTATTTAAAAGACTTGGAATCGACCCACCAAAAGGAGTCTTGTTGCACGGACCGCCTGGAACTGGAAAGACCTTGATTGCGAAGGCGGTTGCAAATGAATCTCGGGCTAATTTTCTTTCGATTAATGGGCCTGAGATTATGAGTAAGTATTATGGTGAGAGTGAACAGCAGTTGAGGGAGTTGTTTCAGGAGGCTCAGGAGAACTCACCTTCAATTGTATTCATAGATGAATTGGATTCGATTGCGCCTAAGCGTGAGGAGGTTGGTGGAGAGGTCGAGAGAAGAGTCGTAGCCCAGCTACTTTCTTTGATGGATGGTCTTGAAGAGCGTGGTGAGATCGTTGTTATTGGTGCTACAAACCGTATCTCCGGTGTCGACCCTGCCTTGCGGAGGCCGGGCCGGTTTGACCGGGAGATTGAGATTGGTGTTCCAGACCTTGAAGAGAGAAGGGAGATATTAAGTATTCATACTCGGGCGATGCCGCTTGAAGATAGCATCGAGCTTGATGAGTATGCGGGTTTGACCCATGGTTATGTTGGTGCTGACATTGAGGCGTTGTGTAAGGAGGCGGCGATGAAGGCCCTAAGACGGTTCCTGCCTGACATTGATTTTGAGAATGATCGTATACCTGAAGAGGTTTTGAACAACTTAATTGTTAATAACAAGGACTTTAGGGATGCGATGAAGGAGATTGAGCCTTCTGCACTTAGAGAAGTGTTGTTAGAGGTTCCTAAGGTTGATTATGATGATGTTGGTGGGTTGGAGGATGTTATGCAGGAGATTAAGGAGAGTATTGAGTGGCCGCTTAAACGGCCTGATGCTTTTGAAAGGATGGGTGTTAACCCGCCGAAAGGATTATTGTTATTTGGGCCTCCTGGAACTGGAAAGACCTTGATTGCTCGGGCTGTTGCTAATGAATCAGACGCCAACTTCATCTCCGTTAAAGGACCGGAGTTGTTGAGTAAGTGGGTTGGTGAGTCTGAGAAAGGTGTTCGTGAGGTATTCAGGAAAGCCAGGCAGACTGCTCCAACAATTGTATTTTTCGACGAACTTGATTCGATGGCTCCTACAAGGGATGGTGGAGACAACAACAGAGTTACGGAGCGTGTCGTCAACCAACTACTAACCGAGATCGATGGTATTGAGGGGTTGGAGGATGTTGTGATTATCGGTGCTTCCAACAGACCTGACATCATAGATCCAGCTTTGATGCGGCCCGGACGTTTCGACCGACGCATATTCATTCCAGTTCCTGATCGGAAGGCGCGGAAAAAAATACTTGAAATCCACACACAAGGAATGCCATTATCAGATGACGTCGACCTAGATGAACTTGCATACGACCTAGAAGGATATGTAGGATCCGACATAGAAGCATTATGTAGAGAAGCAGCAATGCTCGCACTCAGATGCGACATAGAAGCCTGCGAAGTAAAAGACCAACACCTCAGACAAGCAATGGACTCAGTATACCCAACAGTAGACGAAGAAACAAAAGAATACTACAAAAAAATCGAAGAAATGCTCAAAAGCCGGCCAGACAAACAAACCAAAGAAAGCATCGTCGGCTACAGATAACCCCACCCCAACAAAACACAATAAACAGGGGGTATAGACCCCTAAATATAAATATATTCGTTAGAAATCAATAAGCTGTAAGAAACTAGATTTATATTGATGTGATACTCATGGAGATTCCTGTAACCAAACTCTCAAAAAAAGATATAGTAAGTTCAGATGGAGACGAAATAGGGTCATTATACAACGTTACAATGAACATGAAAACCGGGGAACTACTCGACCTTATAATAGAACCTCATAGAGAAGTTGACCCATCAAACTACGAAACCCAAGACGACTACATCGTAATACCATTCCAAAACGTTAAAGCAATCAAAGACATGATCGTAGTCGAAGTATAACCCAAATAAACATATATTTTCCTTTGGGGTTGACCGTTACTTTACCTATGTCAATCCTATTGGGTTTTGTTTTCTATTTTAGTTTATTTTTTTGTTTTTTTATCTTCCTTGGTATAGTCTTCGAGCATGTTTTTCTGGTAACCCGATTTCCCTTATTTTGTTTGCTACTGTGTCTATGTCGTATTTTACTCTGTGTATTGTGCATTGTTTTTCTTGTGGGTTGAATATACAGTATGATGCTTGTGGGTCTCCGTCTCGTGGTTGACCTACCGATCCTGGATTTATCACTATCCCTTCTTTAAACTCCTTCATCATAGGTAGGTGTGTGTGTCCCAGAACTAGGTATTTGGATTCTACTTCACTTACCATTCCACGGAGTTTTATGTCGATTGTTGTTGGACATACATACTCTTCCACCGATCTAGGGCTCCCATGTGTTATTGTAAGGCGTTCACCACCAACATCTATCGAGATACGTTCTTTTAAATTCGATAGATAGTTGATCTCTTTTTGGTTCAATTGATTTCTTGTCCATTCTACAGCTTCTGCAGCATAGGGATTGAACCATGAAGTATCTCCAGTTACAACTGCCTTATCATGATTCCCAACCACAGAAATAATCCCTTCTTCCTGGAAAACCTTGATAACCTCTTTTGGAAACGGGTTATAGCCAACTATGTCTCCAGCACACAAAACTCGATCCACATCCCCAATCTCCCCTAAAACAGCTTCAAGAGCAGTAAGGTTTCCATGAACATCAGATATCAATGCGATCGACATATCTAATTAATAAACCCCAAAAACAATAGTTTGTATGCAAACAAAAAACCAACCCCACAAAAATTATTAAAAAAAGATAAAAATGAGCCGTAGAATACTCTTTTTACCACTAGCACTACCCTTGTTATTAATATTTTTCATAATCCCATTCCTACTCGCCTACATAGTCCTATCTGTAGGAATGGTCTTAGGATTCTCACCACTCACCACACTACTACTATACATGGCCATCCTAATAGGAAGCCTAGTCAACATACCAATCACAGAACTAAAACAGCAAAAAACCCAAAAACCATCATTCTTCCAAGACCCCTTCCAAAACCTCAACCAAAACCAATTCACAACAATCAGCATCAACCTAGGAGGCGCATTAATACCAACACTAATGTCACTATACCTAATCATAGAACTATCAACAAACGAAATACTCGCATTACTAATAGCATTATTAATCGTAATATTTGTATCAAAATCATTCTCCAGAGTCGTTAAAGGCGTTGGAATCGCCATGCCAATGCTAATACCACCGATAACAGCAGTAACCGCCTCACTACTCGCAACAATACTACTCGGAACCGGCCAAACAAACCTAGCAATAATATCATTCGCATCAGGCGTACTAGGAGTGCTAATAGGAGCAGACCTACTCAACCTACACAAAATAAAAAAACTAAACACAAACATGATAAGCATAGGTGGAGCCGGAACATTCGACGGAATATTCCTAACAGGAGTCTTCTCCGTAATATTCTCAATATTCTTCGTATAAAAAAACACAAAACAAAATAAAAACTACTATTTCAGTTTCGGCTATCAACCCGATAAACAGACCTACAACCAAATTATAAATTTATTTCGATGGGTCTATCTG
This window contains:
- a CDS encoding CDC48 family AAA ATPase gives rise to the protein MNELQLRVEKAYPSDNGKGTARLDPDTFVELKISPGDYIELEGEKKTLAKVWRADSEDWGKGIIRIDGYTRQNAGVSIGESIKIRKTEVEGADQVVLAPTERDKKLPTTRDIKNFLRRQLLKRVFTEGDIIPVKAPMQKSFFRDSGNLVPLVAVSAAPSEENLIVTEDTEVEIKSQPVQEYDSVKAARITYEDIGGLKDEVQHVREMIELPLRHPEVFKRLGIDPPKGVLLHGPPGTGKTLIAKAVANESRANFLSINGPEIMSKYYGESEQQLRELFQEAQENSPSIVFIDELDSIAPKREEVGGEVERRVVAQLLSLMDGLEERGEIVVIGATNRISGVDPALRRPGRFDREIEIGVPDLEERREILSIHTRAMPLEDSIELDEYAGLTHGYVGADIEALCKEAAMKALRRFLPDIDFENDRIPEEVLNNLIVNNKDFRDAMKEIEPSALREVLLEVPKVDYDDVGGLEDVMQEIKESIEWPLKRPDAFERMGVNPPKGLLLFGPPGTGKTLIARAVANESDANFISVKGPELLSKWVGESEKGVREVFRKARQTAPTIVFFDELDSMAPTRDGGDNNRVTERVVNQLLTEIDGIEGLEDVVIIGASNRPDIIDPALMRPGRFDRRIFIPVPDRKARKKILEIHTQGMPLSDDVDLDELAYDLEGYVGSDIEALCREAAMLALRCDIEACEVKDQHLRQAMDSVYPTVDEETKEYYKKIEEMLKSRPDKQTKESIVGYR
- a CDS encoding PRC-barrel domain-containing protein, yielding MEIPVTKLSKKDIVSSDGDEIGSLYNVTMNMKTGELLDLIIEPHREVDPSNYETQDDYIVIPFQNVKAIKDMIVVEV
- a CDS encoding DUF1614 domain-containing protein, encoding MSRRILFLPLALPLLLIFFIIPFLLAYIVLSVGMVLGFSPLTTLLLYMAILIGSLVNIPITELKQQKTQKPSFFQDPFQNLNQNQFTTISINLGGALIPTLMSLYLIIELSTNEILALLIALLIVIFVSKSFSRVVKGVGIAMPMLIPPITAVTASLLATILLGTGQTNLAIISFASGVLGVLIGADLLNLHKIKKLNTNMISIGGAGTFDGIFLTGVFSVIFSIFFV
- a CDS encoding glycosyltransferase family 4 protein, with the protein product MIKIFCKSFPPELGGDGIVAERYLEYGERDALVFTVGNQKDTDRVRYLSESYDRNYVKKARDHICDGDFVWCHSTRLAIDLHRYMDRDDFITVHGLWGLIPRSSDSWFKYQRNRVAEYLFFKFMCKSNVTVVSPYSKRKLDGFVDPFYVPNGVDFSGFKNFKKDKKAVYLGRHHPQKDIGFVTEISKYLVSKGYRVHIGGKTNKYSLQDTWDSIDGLSYGYLDQDEKNRWLRGSKFLIQPSKWEGFPLTLLESLKYKCIPIIRDYSELSSIDLSKYFIFIDKENYKEKIEKAFEINHDFNELEKLLKSKYNWKKIIERYDKLFKKND
- a CDS encoding metallophosphoesterase family protein is translated as MSIALISDVHGNLTALEAVLGEIGDVDRVLCAGDIVGYNPFPKEVIKVFQEEGIISVVGNHDKAVVTGDTSWFNPYAAEAVEWTRNQLNQKEINYLSNLKERISIDVGGERLTITHGSPRSVEEYVCPTTIDIKLRGMVSEVESKYLVLGHTHLPMMKEFKEGIVINPGSVGQPRDGDPQASYCIFNPQEKQCTIHRVKYDIDTVANKIREIGLPEKHARRLYQGR